Proteins encoded by one window of Microplitis mediator isolate UGA2020A chromosome 1, iyMicMedi2.1, whole genome shotgun sequence:
- the LOC130669022 gene encoding uncharacterized protein LOC130669022 gives MEEHYTAILYEKLGTFVWVPNEWPARIEILLLALAERIIDHYNYVSPIIQINNVPTKLTRRTDTAGFYYVFEKVSHEKIFGAYIYNVEVPKNGESIKIEINSGRNFGSDTRPSNTTDFLPDVARVSPGPTFPKSCWGALSSGGSNSNILRRRLLGSTKRTYQRKHSGGFRSKTINKRGIF, from the exons ATGGAAGAACATTACACGGCTATTTTATACGAAAAGTTGGGTACATTTGTTTGGGTACCTAACGAATGGCCGGCTCGTATAGAAATTCTATTGCTGGCCTTAGCAGAGAGGATAATCGATCATTATAACTATGTGAGTCCTATTATACAGATAAATAATGTACCAACCAAATTAACTCGTCGCACTGACACTGCTGGATTTTATTACGTTTTCGAGAAAGTATCTCACGA aaaaatttttggtgcTTATATTTACAATGTAGAAGTACCTAAAAATGGAGAAAGTATTAAGATAGAAATAAACAGCGGAAGAAATTTTGGCAGTGATACACGGCCAAGTAACACGACGGATTTCCTACCGGACGTTGCTAGAGTGTCACCTGGGCCAACATTTCCGAAATCGTG TTGGGGCGCACTGTCCAGTGGGGGAAGCAATAGTAACATACTTCGTCGACGATTGCTCGGAAGTACTAAGCG GACTTATCAACGGAAGCACAGCGGCGGCTTCCGCAGCAAAACGATTAACAAGCGCGGAATTTTTTAG
- the LOC130670180 gene encoding uncharacterized protein LOC130670180: MALNLIIPQEWTVLPCVTLRMELLRIIRAKEEIDFTSTGVIGYYNDVLAESMNFFDCLWFRKLDDTSKDPDFDCYSLMMVPLVPSSAAASDDSSSCSECDSDALLSDDGPCSTCDECHDSDEY, from the coding sequence ATGGCTCTCAATCTCATCATACCACAAGAGTGGACTGTGCTACCCTGCGTGACACTGCGGATGGAACTGCTCCGTATCATCAGAGCAAAGGAAGAAATTGACTTCACATCAACCGGAGTTATAGGCTATTACAATGACGTATTAGCAGAATCAATGAATTTCTTTGATTGCTTGTGGTTCCGGAAGCTTGACGATACCAGTAAAGACCCCGACTTTGATTGTTACTCGTTGATGATGGTGCCGTTGGTTCCATCGTCTGCAGCAGCTTCGGATGACTCGAGCAGCTGCTCGGAGTGTGATTCCGATGCATTGCTATCTGACGATGGGCCCTGTTCTACCTGTGATGAGTGTCATGACTCGGATGAATATTAA
- the LOC130674337 gene encoding NF-kappa-B inhibitor cactus-like, with protein MWSLQNSIFTCERNHEGENIIHYLCRNGGVIDLLTFRNAINDENKYLLSEFNRDGKQCMHIVVSLDKVDPINKLTLLMKWGADINSKDRKDGNTALHIAVLTNNYEVAKWLCQQPGVDKEILNFAHKTPYQVACDRANIRMMDLLRKNGARCDVPLKKSAAYRRASHGHGVKFIRMQESAH; from the coding sequence ATGTGGTCACTGCAAAACTCTATCTTTACTTGTGAACGAAATCATGAAGGTGAGAATATAATTCACTATCTTTGCCGCAATGGAGGAGTCATTGATTTGCTGACTTTCCGAAATGCCATTAacgatgaaaataaatatctgcTGTCGGAATTCAATCGTGATGGAAAACAGTGTATGCATATTGTCGTAAGTCTGGATAAAGTTGATCCCATAAATAAACTCACGCTTTTGATGAAGTGGGGCGCGGATATCAATAGTAAGGATCGAAAGGATGGCAATACGGCTCTTCATATTGCGGTCCTTACAAACAACTACGAAGTGGCTAAATGGCTGTGCCAGCAGCCGGGAGTTGACAAGGAGATTCTTAACTTTGCTCATAAGACTCCGTATCAGGTTGCCTGTGACCGTGCCAATATCAGGATGATGGACCTACTCAGGAAGAATGGAGCACGATGTGACGTTCCACTGAAAAAGAGTGCAGCTTACCGAAGGGCAAGTCATGGTCATGGTGTCAAGTTCATCAGAATGCAGGAATCAGCTCATTAG
- the LOC130674346 gene encoding NF-kappa-B inhibitor cactus-like: MAGQCSTKSQSWCVETAEHEENKFMMICRKGNVYELMELAPFISNDGHLLRNYDHRGRQCIHTVALYDRKNAIMKIEILVNMGADINAKERNTGNSLLHIAVRTKNYQLAEWLCQEPTVNLGAINYAHHTAYHMAYYAHDEKMKELLIANRAVCDDPEGIEMSEDDIGDFSSDG; encoded by the coding sequence ATGGCGGGGCAATGTAGTACTAAAAGTCAATCTTGGTGTGTAGAAACAGCCGAACATGAAGAAAACAAGTTTATGATGATTTGCCGTAAAGGTAACGTCTATGAGCTGATGGAATTGGCACCATTCATTAGCAATGATGGACATCTGCTACGTAATTACGATCATCGTGGGAGACAGTGTATTCACACGGTGGCATTGTACGACAGAAAAAATGCTATTATGAAAATAGAAATACTTGTAAACATGGGAGCAGATATTAATGCGAAGGAACGAAATACTGGTAATTCATTACTTCATATCGCTGTGAGGACAAAAAATTACCAATTGGCTGAGTGGCTGTGCCAAGAGCCAACCGTTAATTTAGGAGCTATCAACTATGCGCATCATACTGCTTACCACATGGCCTACTATGCTCATGATGAGAAGATGAAGGAGCTTTTGATAGCCAACAGAGCTGTTTGTGACGATCCTGAAGGCATCGAAATGTCTGAAGATGATATTGGTGACTTTTCTAGTGACGGTTAA